A genomic stretch from Chitinophaga agri includes:
- a CDS encoding gliding motility-associated C-terminal domain-containing protein, translating to MLKLPNPMERSGFAALSKVQNALCRIVLPLLLLLFICTQANAQTVRAVINPTGGTPALNDLKIEILSDGGIKVTRKGLLESYIRTDSSQGMRAFLDFRNSNYLASANLKSPSICYISPVSGTGEYYDPYKVHIVGTIVDRYKNYPTGQTGTVTIIVSYVKSTNYFFMDYVLHMPQTSGFTKAMLYQSEQVVMGAAAGDDPDAASPCAYGFMNAAGTTVGVYRDASCATTPESPRSHVYRSLRKFDSWEVSIPGHRFYINDAGYFPYNTVADGMDGNGRSMGIMKQLGAIFRDGSLDPDPMNFKTYRLLSGYGTTMTEFDTIKAMSDTIPVPGFAAVSIKFSNGTLSGNEGNTADGEQPAQGLTLTVSGGKLNAPAYVLVKYDAAYASNYAHPAIPGTDFNLGQEAFLVPAGDYTTPKTVTIPNLRVIGNDQLQYSRTLRLKLVSTCTSLLSISGTSEVDYTIVDDEPRTLTMNIDSTSLYEGNTSKARITLPIGITCPEDIVISFSRVAASTAGDTDYVVPANIIIPANQTGTPIFNFTAKADKVLENTENLSLRFQGTILGIGVASQKDIQIKDSTFLNPNYSQIMADCVSPDAPRPVPEGYTGYLGLHLPPGVSTEVTINLLDVYVDWDNATAEDQVDFDLNYYSGIEFKITPGTTEAKIPFTVFADKIMEGPVPEQFDLLLLAIDDVGAGRVYNYVGPAITIKDVDADSSMKLITTVTPATIKEGDAGASVTVSFPDGITSLYDVPVSFSRGLSSKATDLDLENPLPANLVIRAGQNSVSFPANVKAKTDNVLEADESLWIVTKPNGFTVDSSMITIQDVTGEIPGNKEMKIELVTPDVKEGNNTGIKVSFANSSLTAEVPISVTLTRDASSAAAATDFSIPATITLPAGLSTFTAAGAFVAEEDKILELDEAFSVTGAATTIAGLTVSGFTGTVLDATGDDPQNKKITVTASHPQMDEGGTGYSFTFSLPAGITSELPIVITPALATGSTASTDDYTLASTSLTLNGTSSASTNVTINTDLLVEGDEIMIMGASVASALTGLQVVPATVTIKDKTQIAGPKVTVDTTTLVEGGAGAFITVTMPFGAIPATPLTVKVTRGLSSPATSGFTGVPQTITLSGNSVTIPVPVAASADNILADDDKLVVVVETDGYPADSITFNIVDMTINDPANTKIFFTANDPAQGNRVKEGQTFTVRASFPPGVTSAKSLFVQVAANANATEASTSDYSGLPTTFTMNVGENTATFDIKALTDNIIEQPELVRFSGNVTLLPVIVVDSFDLYIDDATATDPSKAGLKITFDSTAIHKGGGATRVTIGFADPLVTSLAPITINVVPDPSSTADINNYIGLPKVVTLPKDSNKVTFFLSVPDNFVVEGNKVLQFAANATGFTVLPVAPLQILEIAGQALTVQKVADAGEPSTNGAFVIKMPIASTTDVVVNFRSVYNSDNIQPLPNAVIIPAGSTEITVPVIIKDDVKLQGDETLRVTLTSAVGGTPASPINLTVDISPALILVKDDENATTGPKADARKILIEKMSDATQPSTAGAFRIRFQDSTLVASDNVKVVYGLAGTATSVTDYNILPGYAIIPKGESMVYVNVTPAGIRYAGPDLTVQSTLTQASATLPNVNWTFVDNPMATMIIYNHNIDTPTVNLFASTSQLVEGDEVEFFVRLSRAITVDVPVTVDMTNDSYRTLTITGGDVSGKSITVNVPKGSKEASFKVRVNDNQLNDDDGWLKAAVRDWNLFGVTPAYYVGLASEVNNTVADNDSLKITFTRSNYPLKVKFDTIGQPLPFTVHFSRPSSRMVTLYYEFYTPASTEVPANTLLAESPKDYDGTVNPIMVGAGRTSVDIVVPVNSVERDRIFGMRLLRATVATNQNVPTLDSIFAATGLIQICMDCDEDKDGVPDYVERFITDGRWRDNNNGGVRVHPAMSPNNDGLGNETLMIENIDKYPDNEVTIFNRWGGTVFTTKNYNNQTNNFNGKGNAGGAKGQDVPDGSYFFIVHTKDANGNKQRYTGFIVIKR from the coding sequence ATGTTGAAGCTTCCCAATCCTATGGAGCGTAGCGGTTTTGCTGCGTTAAGTAAAGTGCAGAATGCCCTTTGCAGGATAGTGCTGCCGTTATTATTATTGCTGTTCATTTGCACACAAGCAAATGCACAAACTGTAAGAGCTGTGATCAATCCCACCGGAGGTACGCCTGCGTTAAACGACCTGAAGATCGAGATCCTCAGTGATGGTGGTATTAAAGTCACGCGAAAAGGTCTCTTAGAAAGTTATATAAGAACGGATAGCTCTCAGGGTATGAGAGCTTTTTTAGATTTCAGGAACAGCAACTATCTGGCCAGTGCCAATCTGAAAAGTCCTTCCATCTGTTACATCTCCCCGGTATCTGGTACCGGTGAATACTACGATCCCTATAAGGTACATATCGTTGGTACAATCGTAGACCGGTATAAGAATTATCCTACGGGGCAAACCGGTACGGTGACCATCATCGTGTCTTATGTGAAGAGTACCAACTACTTCTTCATGGACTATGTATTGCACATGCCACAGACCAGTGGATTTACCAAAGCTATGCTGTATCAGTCAGAACAGGTGGTAATGGGTGCTGCCGCAGGCGATGATCCGGATGCAGCCAGTCCATGTGCTTATGGTTTCATGAACGCCGCCGGTACGACTGTCGGTGTATACCGCGATGCCAGCTGCGCCACAACGCCTGAGTCGCCACGTAGCCACGTGTACCGCTCCCTCAGGAAATTCGACTCCTGGGAAGTATCTATACCTGGCCACCGTTTCTATATAAACGATGCCGGTTATTTCCCTTATAATACTGTTGCCGACGGTATGGATGGTAACGGTCGTTCCATGGGCATCATGAAACAGCTTGGTGCTATCTTCCGTGATGGTTCCCTGGACCCTGACCCGATGAACTTTAAAACGTACCGCCTTCTATCTGGTTATGGCACAACCATGACCGAGTTTGATACCATCAAGGCGATGAGTGATACAATTCCGGTTCCCGGTTTTGCCGCTGTAAGTATTAAATTCTCAAATGGTACCCTGTCAGGTAATGAAGGTAATACCGCTGATGGTGAACAACCTGCTCAGGGGCTGACCCTGACCGTATCCGGTGGTAAACTGAATGCGCCTGCCTACGTACTTGTTAAATATGATGCAGCGTACGCATCCAATTATGCGCATCCTGCAATACCAGGTACTGATTTTAACCTGGGACAGGAAGCATTCCTCGTTCCTGCGGGTGACTATACCACACCTAAAACAGTTACAATCCCTAACCTGCGTGTAATAGGAAATGATCAGTTACAATACAGCCGTACACTGCGCCTCAAACTCGTGAGTACATGTACCTCCCTGTTAAGCATTTCCGGTACTTCAGAAGTGGATTATACCATTGTGGATGACGAGCCAAGAACGCTCACCATGAATATTGACAGTACCTCTCTGTATGAGGGTAATACTTCCAAAGCCAGAATTACGCTGCCCATCGGTATTACCTGTCCGGAAGATATCGTGATCAGCTTCTCCCGCGTAGCCGCATCTACTGCCGGTGATACGGATTATGTAGTACCTGCCAATATTATCATCCCGGCTAACCAGACCGGTACGCCGATCTTCAATTTTACCGCTAAAGCGGATAAAGTACTGGAGAACACGGAAAATCTTTCCCTGCGATTCCAGGGTACCATTTTAGGTATCGGTGTTGCCAGCCAGAAAGATATTCAGATCAAGGACAGTACCTTCCTGAATCCTAATTACTCACAGATCATGGCCGACTGCGTATCTCCTGATGCGCCAAGACCCGTGCCTGAAGGATATACCGGTTACCTCGGATTACATCTGCCGCCAGGCGTAAGTACGGAGGTGACTATCAATTTACTGGATGTATATGTTGACTGGGACAATGCTACTGCGGAAGACCAGGTAGACTTTGACCTGAACTATTACTCCGGTATTGAATTTAAGATCACGCCGGGAACAACGGAAGCAAAAATACCGTTCACGGTATTTGCAGATAAGATCATGGAAGGTCCTGTACCTGAGCAGTTCGATCTGCTGTTACTGGCCATCGATGATGTAGGTGCCGGTCGTGTATATAATTATGTGGGCCCTGCTATCACTATTAAAGATGTGGATGCTGACAGCAGCATGAAACTGATCACTACTGTAACACCTGCTACTATCAAAGAAGGTGATGCGGGTGCTTCAGTGACTGTCTCATTCCCGGATGGTATCACTTCTTTATATGATGTGCCGGTAAGTTTCTCAAGAGGTCTTAGTTCAAAAGCAACTGATCTCGACCTGGAAAATCCGTTACCTGCTAACCTGGTGATCAGAGCCGGACAGAACTCCGTAAGCTTCCCTGCAAATGTGAAAGCAAAAACGGATAACGTACTCGAAGCAGATGAAAGTCTCTGGATCGTTACCAAACCAAATGGGTTTACTGTTGACTCATCTATGATCACTATCCAGGACGTAACAGGCGAAATACCTGGTAACAAGGAGATGAAGATCGAACTGGTAACACCTGATGTGAAAGAAGGAAACAATACTGGTATCAAAGTTAGTTTTGCCAATAGTTCACTGACTGCCGAAGTACCGATCTCTGTTACCTTAACACGCGATGCATCTTCTGCTGCGGCAGCAACAGATTTTTCTATTCCGGCAACTATTACATTACCTGCTGGTCTGAGTACGTTTACTGCTGCTGGTGCTTTTGTTGCAGAAGAAGATAAGATACTGGAACTGGACGAAGCGTTTTCTGTTACCGGTGCGGCTACTACCATTGCCGGACTGACAGTATCCGGCTTCACTGGCACTGTGCTTGATGCAACAGGGGATGATCCTCAGAATAAAAAGATCACGGTTACTGCCAGTCATCCTCAAATGGATGAAGGTGGTACCGGTTACAGCTTTACATTCAGTCTTCCGGCCGGCATCACATCTGAACTGCCTATCGTGATCACACCAGCACTGGCTACTGGTTCTACTGCTTCCACAGATGACTATACACTGGCATCCACTTCGCTTACACTGAATGGTACGTCAAGCGCTTCTACCAATGTAACGATCAATACTGATCTGTTGGTTGAAGGTGATGAGATCATGATAATGGGTGCTTCAGTAGCTTCTGCATTGACTGGTCTGCAGGTAGTACCAGCAACAGTTACTATTAAAGATAAAACACAGATCGCTGGTCCGAAAGTGACCGTAGATACGACTACGTTAGTAGAAGGTGGCGCGGGTGCATTTATTACCGTGACAATGCCTTTCGGTGCAATTCCTGCGACGCCGCTGACCGTGAAAGTGACCAGGGGCCTAAGTTCTCCTGCGACAAGCGGTTTCACGGGTGTACCACAGACGATCACCCTGAGTGGTAACTCTGTAACTATCCCGGTACCGGTAGCGGCCAGCGCAGATAACATTTTAGCGGATGATGATAAACTGGTAGTAGTGGTGGAAACAGATGGTTATCCTGCGGATTCCATCACTTTCAATATCGTTGATATGACCATCAACGATCCTGCAAATACCAAGATCTTCTTCACGGCGAATGATCCTGCTCAGGGCAATCGTGTGAAAGAAGGACAGACGTTCACTGTACGTGCAAGTTTTCCTCCGGGCGTAACATCTGCGAAGTCATTGTTTGTGCAGGTAGCGGCTAATGCAAATGCTACTGAGGCAAGCACCAGTGATTACAGCGGATTGCCAACCACCTTCACCATGAACGTTGGTGAGAATACTGCCACCTTTGATATCAAGGCACTGACTGACAATATTATTGAGCAACCGGAACTGGTAAGGTTCTCGGGTAACGTGACGCTCTTGCCGGTAATCGTAGTAGACAGCTTCGACCTTTATATTGATGATGCAACAGCAACTGATCCTTCAAAAGCCGGACTGAAAATTACATTTGATTCTACTGCTATTCACAAGGGCGGTGGCGCAACCAGGGTAACAATTGGATTTGCTGATCCGCTGGTGACCTCTCTGGCGCCGATCACTATCAATGTAGTTCCTGATCCGTCGTCAACTGCAGATATTAATAATTATATCGGTCTGCCTAAAGTGGTTACATTACCCAAAGATAGTAACAAGGTAACATTCTTCTTAAGTGTACCTGACAACTTTGTAGTGGAAGGAAATAAGGTACTCCAGTTCGCAGCCAATGCAACAGGATTTACCGTATTGCCAGTGGCACCATTGCAGATCCTGGAAATAGCCGGTCAGGCATTGACCGTACAGAAAGTAGCTGATGCGGGCGAGCCGTCAACAAATGGTGCTTTCGTGATAAAAATGCCGATTGCTTCTACTACAGATGTTGTAGTGAACTTCCGGTCAGTATACAACAGCGATAATATACAACCGCTGCCTAATGCGGTGATCATTCCTGCTGGCTCTACAGAAATAACTGTTCCGGTTATCATTAAAGACGACGTGAAACTGCAAGGTGATGAAACGCTGAGGGTAACGTTAACCAGTGCAGTGGGTGGTACACCTGCTTCACCGATCAACCTGACCGTGGATATTAGTCCGGCACTGATCCTGGTAAAAGATGATGAAAACGCTACTACCGGTCCTAAAGCAGATGCGCGTAAGATACTCATAGAAAAGATGTCAGATGCAACGCAACCTTCTACAGCGGGTGCCTTCAGAATCCGTTTCCAGGATAGTACACTGGTAGCATCAGATAATGTGAAAGTGGTGTATGGCCTGGCAGGTACGGCTACATCAGTAACGGACTATAACATCTTACCTGGTTATGCCATCATTCCGAAAGGAGAGAGCATGGTCTATGTGAATGTAACACCGGCAGGTATCCGTTATGCAGGACCTGATCTGACGGTACAGTCAACCCTGACACAGGCATCTGCGACCTTACCGAATGTTAACTGGACGTTTGTAGATAATCCGATGGCAACAATGATCATCTACAACCACAATATCGATACACCTACAGTGAACCTGTTTGCATCAACCAGCCAGCTTGTTGAAGGTGATGAAGTAGAGTTCTTTGTAAGATTAAGCCGTGCCATCACAGTGGATGTACCGGTGACTGTTGACATGACCAATGACAGCTACCGTACGCTGACCATCACTGGTGGCGACGTATCTGGCAAGAGTATCACAGTGAATGTGCCTAAGGGATCGAAGGAAGCGAGCTTCAAAGTGAGGGTGAATGATAATCAGCTGAACGATGATGACGGATGGCTGAAAGCAGCAGTGAGAGACTGGAATCTGTTCGGTGTAACACCTGCTTATTACGTAGGTCTGGCAAGTGAGGTAAATAATACTGTCGCTGATAATGATTCTCTGAAAATAACTTTCACCCGGAGTAACTATCCGCTCAAAGTGAAATTTGATACGATCGGACAGCCATTACCATTTACTGTACATTTCAGCCGTCCGAGTTCACGTATGGTGACATTGTACTATGAATTCTATACACCTGCATCAACAGAAGTACCAGCTAATACATTGCTGGCCGAGTCTCCGAAAGATTATGACGGAACCGTTAATCCGATCATGGTTGGTGCGGGAAGAACATCGGTTGATATAGTTGTACCAGTGAACAGTGTGGAGAGAGACAGGATCTTTGGGATGCGACTGCTGAGAGCAACGGTAGCTACCAATCAGAATGTGCCGACACTTGATTCCATATTCGCAGCGACAGGTTTGATACAGATATGTATGGACTGTGATGAGGATAAAGATGGCGTACCTGATTATGTAGAGCGTTTCATTACTGATGGCAGATGGAGAGACAATAACAATGGCGGTGTGCGCGTACACCCTGCGATGTCTCCTAACAATGACGGTCTGGGTAATGAGACACTGATGATCGAAAACATTGACAAGTATCCTGATAATGAAGTAACGATATTCAACCGCTGGGGTGGTACTGTATTTACAACGAAGAACTATAACAACCAGACCAACAACTTTAATGGTAAAGGAAATGCGGGAGGTGCGAAAGGGCAGGATGTGCCGGATGGTTCTTACTTCTTCATTGTACATACGAAGGATGCAAATGGTAACAAACAACGTTACACAGGGTTCATTGTAATAAAACGATAG
- the porQ gene encoding type IX secretion system protein PorQ — MRKIIIALLFALPYLCCLIPSASAQVLGGKNVFSFLDLPVSPHLAALGSVNVSLQDNDIALSSFSPALLRSSMHQHLQVNYTNYLGGVKYGHALFGYHAEKYQTTFAGSVHYIDYGKITATDATGAAQGTFWPRDMAIQLTASRRYLERWYYGLSIQYVHSSYEQYRASGLAFHVGLNYQDTAHHWQAGLVFRNMGVQLKTYTKGNQEPLPFDLQIGISKKLESLPLQFSVAIHHVHQFDVRYADPDFQEGTVISDGDTAITGGTADKIFRHVVLAAQWEIGRYIQLTAGYNHLRRQELGLPQQKGMSGFSGGIGIITRKLQLRYARSWYQRSEALNQLGLNLPLKEWRY, encoded by the coding sequence ATGAGGAAGATTATCATTGCGCTATTGTTTGCGCTGCCATACCTATGTTGCCTGATACCTTCTGCCAGTGCCCAGGTGCTGGGCGGCAAAAACGTCTTCTCTTTCCTGGATCTGCCGGTCTCTCCGCACCTTGCCGCATTGGGTAGCGTGAACGTGAGTCTGCAGGATAATGATATTGCCCTGTCTTCATTCAGTCCGGCGTTACTGCGTTCTTCCATGCATCAGCACCTGCAGGTTAATTATACCAATTATCTGGGAGGGGTGAAGTATGGCCATGCGTTATTTGGTTATCACGCAGAAAAGTACCAGACCACTTTCGCCGGGAGTGTACACTATATAGACTATGGTAAGATCACAGCGACAGATGCAACAGGCGCCGCCCAGGGTACTTTCTGGCCCAGGGATATGGCTATTCAGCTGACCGCCTCGCGCCGTTACCTGGAAAGATGGTATTACGGTCTGAGTATACAATACGTGCATTCTTCCTATGAACAATACCGTGCTTCCGGGCTGGCCTTTCATGTAGGCCTGAACTACCAGGACACTGCCCACCACTGGCAGGCAGGACTGGTGTTTCGTAATATGGGCGTTCAGTTGAAGACTTATACCAAAGGCAATCAGGAGCCACTGCCTTTTGATCTGCAGATAGGCATTTCAAAGAAACTGGAAAGTCTGCCGCTTCAGTTTTCTGTTGCCATTCATCATGTGCATCAGTTTGATGTGCGTTATGCGGATCCTGATTTCCAGGAAGGAACCGTTATTTCGGATGGAGATACGGCTATTACGGGAGGAACGGCTGACAAGATATTCAGACATGTTGTGCTGGCTGCGCAATGGGAGATAGGGAGATATATTCAGCTGACCGCGGGGTATAATCATCTGCGCCGGCAGGAGCTGGGATTACCGCAGCAGAAGGGCATGAGTGGTTTTTCGGGAGGGATCGGCATTATCACGAGGAAATTACAGCTTAGGTATGCACGTTCCTGGTATCAGCGCAGCGAAGCATTGAACCAGTTGGGATTGAATTTACCACTGAAGGAATGGCGATATTGA
- a CDS encoding pyridoxine 5'-phosphate synthase, producing MTKLSVNINKFATLRNARGGNMPDILKVAQDCERFGADGITVHPRPDERHIRYQDVIDLKPLVTTEFNIEGYPSKDFIDLVLSVKPHQVTLVPDPPDAITSNTGWDTIANQSFLRDVISTFKAAGIRVSIFLNAEVDKVEAAKTAGADRIELYTGPYAEEYENARTQPQNLQLFNAYKDTARAASAIGLDLNAGHDLNLDNLRFFKLHIPQLKEVSIGHALVCDALYLGLENTIQLYKRQLAEIE from the coding sequence ATGACGAAGCTAAGCGTAAACATCAACAAATTTGCCACCCTGCGTAACGCACGTGGTGGCAATATGCCGGATATTCTAAAAGTAGCGCAGGATTGCGAGCGCTTCGGCGCTGACGGTATTACCGTACATCCAAGACCGGATGAACGGCATATCCGCTACCAGGACGTAATAGACTTGAAACCGCTGGTAACGACTGAATTTAATATCGAAGGATATCCTTCCAAAGACTTTATCGACCTGGTGCTGTCCGTAAAGCCACATCAGGTGACCCTCGTACCCGACCCACCTGATGCGATCACTTCCAACACCGGTTGGGATACCATTGCTAACCAATCCTTCCTCCGCGATGTGATCAGTACCTTTAAAGCAGCCGGTATCCGTGTATCCATCTTCCTGAATGCCGAAGTAGATAAGGTAGAAGCAGCTAAAACTGCTGGTGCTGACCGTATAGAACTCTATACCGGCCCATATGCGGAAGAGTATGAAAATGCACGCACCCAGCCGCAGAACCTGCAGCTGTTCAATGCCTATAAAGATACTGCCCGCGCTGCATCAGCGATAGGCCTCGACCTGAATGCTGGTCATGACCTGAACCTCGACAACCTGCGCTTCTTCAAACTGCATATTCCGCAGCTGAAAGAAGTTTCTATCGGACATGCCCTTGTATGTGATGCTTTATACCTGGGTCTGGAGAATACTATTCAGCTGTATAAGAGACAACTGGCAGAAATTGAATAG
- a CDS encoding PorP/SprF family type IX secretion system membrane protein: MIAKKKFLLGLLVAAACYVPARAQQSPIYSQYMLNGVVINPAYASTDESASLTVVGRNQWVGVDGAPKTATMTFYTPLNDRGTAIGFSAMREAITVQTRTDYNLLASQSVSLNETTKLSMGLQAGMSQYKENNSELITTDPTFATNQAYWKTQVGFGFALMSENVYIGFSAPAFKSFDLGNSVNKVKAISHYYLQAAYAARVNDDLLVKPSILLRQAMGSGFQYDINTSVLLKEVLWLGASWRSEKTITGLVQVRLGAKFQVGYSYDTPMSSNLKGAQTVSHELMLNCRFGYSVDHEIFPRIF; this comes from the coding sequence ATGATTGCTAAGAAGAAATTTCTTTTAGGTCTGCTGGTGGCTGCTGCATGCTATGTTCCTGCCAGGGCACAACAGAGTCCTATCTACTCACAGTACATGCTGAACGGAGTGGTGATCAATCCGGCTTATGCCAGTACAGACGAGTCAGCGAGTCTGACTGTTGTGGGCCGTAACCAATGGGTGGGAGTAGATGGTGCGCCGAAAACGGCCACGATGACATTCTACACGCCATTGAATGACAGGGGAACCGCTATCGGTTTCTCTGCGATGAGGGAGGCAATTACAGTGCAGACGCGTACAGATTACAATTTACTGGCATCGCAGAGTGTATCATTAAATGAGACAACGAAGCTGTCAATGGGGCTGCAGGCGGGTATGTCACAGTATAAGGAGAACAACAGTGAGCTGATAACAACTGATCCGACTTTTGCTACTAATCAGGCCTACTGGAAAACACAGGTTGGCTTTGGATTTGCATTAATGTCTGAGAACGTCTATATCGGTTTCTCTGCACCGGCGTTCAAGAGTTTTGATCTGGGCAATAGTGTAAATAAAGTGAAGGCGATTTCGCACTACTATCTGCAGGCTGCCTATGCAGCAAGAGTGAATGATGATTTACTGGTGAAACCGTCCATATTGCTGAGACAGGCGATGGGTAGCGGGTTCCAGTATGATATCAACACAAGCGTATTGCTGAAAGAGGTATTGTGGCTGGGCGCTTCCTGGCGATCAGAGAAAACTATTACCGGGTTGGTACAGGTGAGACTGGGGGCTAAGTTCCAGGTAGGTTATTCTTATGATACACCCATGTCATCTAATCTTAAAGGAGCACAAACGGTTTCTCATGAACTGATGTTGAACTGTCGTTTTGGATATAGTGTTGATCATGAGATCTTTCCGCGTATATTCTAG
- the ahcY gene encoding adenosylhomocysteinase, which produces MSTVANSNIDFNLAYKVKDMSLAEWGRKEIELAEAEMPGLMSLREEYGNTKPLQGARIAGCLHMTIQTAVLIETLVHLGAEVRWSSCNIFSTQDHAAAAVAAAGVPVFAWKGLNEQEFDWCIEQTLFFGAADRPLNMILDDGGDLTNMVFDKYPELIQHVKGLSEETTTGVHRLYERMEKGTLPIPAININDSVTKSKFDNKYGCRESCVDAIRRATDVMIAGKVAVVAGFGDVGKGSAESLRGAGARVIVTEIDPICALQAAMEGYEVKKMNDAVKEADIIVTTTGCRDIITGEHFKLMKDKCIVSNIGHFDIEIDVAWLNKNYGNTKVEIKPQVDKYTIDGKDIILLAEGRLVNLGCATGHPSFVMSNSFTNQTLAQLELWLNTDKYENKVYVLPKHLDEKVARLHLKKIGVELDILTPTQSAYLNIPVEGPFKPEYYRY; this is translated from the coding sequence ATGTCTACAGTAGCAAACTCTAACATCGACTTTAACCTTGCGTACAAGGTAAAAGATATGTCTCTGGCTGAATGGGGACGTAAGGAAATTGAACTTGCAGAAGCAGAGATGCCAGGTCTGATGTCTCTGAGAGAAGAATATGGTAATACTAAGCCATTACAGGGCGCACGCATTGCCGGATGTCTTCACATGACTATCCAGACAGCTGTACTGATCGAAACCCTGGTACACCTGGGTGCTGAAGTACGCTGGAGCTCCTGCAACATCTTCTCTACTCAGGACCATGCTGCTGCTGCTGTTGCTGCTGCCGGTGTTCCCGTATTTGCCTGGAAAGGCCTGAATGAGCAGGAATTTGACTGGTGTATCGAACAAACCCTGTTCTTTGGTGCAGCTGATCGTCCGCTGAATATGATCCTGGACGATGGTGGTGACCTGACCAACATGGTATTTGATAAATATCCTGAGCTGATCCAGCACGTGAAAGGTCTGAGTGAAGAAACCACTACTGGTGTTCACCGCCTGTACGAGCGTATGGAGAAAGGTACCCTGCCTATCCCTGCTATCAACATCAACGACTCCGTTACCAAATCCAAATTCGATAACAAATACGGTTGCCGCGAATCCTGTGTGGATGCTATCCGTCGTGCAACTGACGTCATGATCGCTGGTAAAGTTGCCGTAGTTGCCGGTTTCGGTGACGTAGGTAAAGGTTCTGCTGAATCCCTGAGAGGTGCAGGTGCCCGTGTAATCGTTACTGAAATCGATCCAATCTGTGCACTGCAGGCTGCGATGGAAGGTTACGAAGTGAAAAAGATGAACGACGCTGTTAAAGAAGCTGATATCATCGTTACCACTACCGGTTGCCGCGACATCATCACTGGTGAGCACTTCAAACTGATGAAAGATAAATGTATCGTATCTAATATCGGTCACTTCGATATCGAGATCGACGTTGCATGGCTGAACAAAAACTACGGTAATACGAAAGTTGAGATCAAACCTCAGGTAGATAAATACACTATCGATGGTAAAGATATCATCCTGCTGGCTGAAGGCCGCCTGGTAAACCTGGGTTGCGCTACTGGTCACCCATCTTTCGTGATGAGTAACTCCTTCACTAACCAGACACTGGCTCAGCTGGAACTGTGGCTGAACACAGACAAATACGAAAACAAAGTATACGTTCTGCCTAAGCACCTGGATGAGAAAGTTGCCCGTCTGCACCTGAAGAAGATCGGTGTTGAACTGGATATCCTGACTCCGACACAGTCCGCTTATCTGAACATCCCTGTTGAAGGGCCATTCAAACCAGAATACTACAGATACTAG
- a CDS encoding GNAT family N-acetyltransferase, with translation MYRIETATIADIPVIQQLRDEIWRTTYKDLLSPEQIDYMLELMYSTAALSSQITEKKHSFLLLYDDQRPIGFASYSTTDEAGVYKLQKIYLHGDYQGKGVGKLLLDEVVKRVKAANAAILELDVKKDNKARFFYEKQGFTIFKEKDTDIGNGYWMRDYVMRRPL, from the coding sequence ATGTATAGAATAGAAACAGCAACAATAGCCGATATACCTGTTATCCAGCAGCTCAGGGATGAGATATGGCGTACTACCTATAAGGACCTCCTCAGTCCTGAGCAAATTGACTATATGCTGGAACTGATGTATAGCACTGCGGCACTCAGCAGTCAGATCACAGAAAAAAAACACAGCTTCCTGCTGTTGTACGACGACCAGCGTCCAATTGGATTTGCGTCTTACAGCACTACTGATGAAGCAGGTGTTTACAAGTTGCAGAAAATATATCTCCATGGAGACTACCAGGGAAAAGGCGTAGGTAAATTATTACTGGATGAAGTCGTGAAAAGAGTAAAAGCTGCAAATGCTGCTATCCTGGAACTGGATGTAAAAAAGGATAATAAAGCCAGATTCTTTTATGAGAAACAAGGCTTTACCATTTTCAAAGAGAAAGATACCGACATCGGAAACGGTTACTGGATGCGTGATTACGTAATGAGAAGACCGCTATAA